In a genomic window of Halorussus salinus:
- a CDS encoding aminotransferase class V-fold PLP-dependent enzyme produces the protein MPETPDIYDELGVPAVINAAGTKTRIGGSLIREEAVEAMADAATGFARISDLQARASDLVADATGADAGYVASGAAAAMTLGAAAAIAGDDPGTMARLPDTEGVADEIVMARTHRTGYDHALRAAGADIVDVGTNDYHLGTGATNVEPWEYADAISEETAAVAYVQKPYTQPPLETVVDIAHDHDVPVIVDAAAELPPASNLERFVDLGADLVVFSGGKAIRGPQSTGILAGRSDLVKSAALQHLDMHAASEAYEPPESLVDVSDLDGVPRQGIGRPMKVGKEELAGLIKALELFLEEDHDALVAEWRERAERVADRLAESEGVACSITGAEKTAVAPEVVADLSDADAAAADLVAALRREEPRVYVGADGLHESTFTVNPMCLTDEEADYAVERIRANL, from the coding sequence ATGCCGGAGACACCCGACATCTACGACGAGCTAGGCGTGCCAGCGGTTATCAATGCCGCCGGGACGAAGACCCGTATCGGCGGCAGTCTCATCCGCGAGGAGGCCGTCGAGGCGATGGCCGACGCCGCGACCGGCTTCGCGCGCATCTCGGACCTGCAAGCGCGGGCGAGCGACCTCGTGGCCGACGCGACCGGGGCCGACGCGGGCTACGTCGCCAGCGGGGCGGCGGCGGCGATGACCCTCGGCGCGGCGGCGGCCATCGCGGGCGACGACCCCGGAACGATGGCGCGACTGCCCGACACCGAGGGCGTGGCGGACGAAATCGTGATGGCCCGCACCCACCGCACCGGCTACGACCACGCGCTCCGGGCCGCCGGGGCCGACATCGTGGACGTGGGCACGAACGACTACCACCTCGGGACCGGCGCGACGAACGTCGAACCGTGGGAGTACGCCGACGCCATCTCCGAGGAGACCGCCGCCGTCGCCTACGTCCAGAAGCCCTACACGCAACCGCCCCTCGAAACGGTAGTCGACATCGCTCACGACCACGACGTGCCCGTCATCGTGGACGCCGCCGCTGAACTGCCGCCCGCCTCGAACCTCGAACGCTTCGTGGATTTGGGCGCGGACCTCGTGGTGTTCAGCGGCGGGAAGGCGATTCGCGGCCCCCAATCGACGGGGATTCTCGCTGGCCGGTCGGACCTCGTGAAGTCGGCGGCGCTCCAGCACCTCGACATGCACGCGGCCAGCGAGGCGTACGAACCGCCCGAGTCGCTGGTGGACGTGAGCGACCTCGACGGCGTGCCCCGGCAGGGCATCGGCCGCCCGATGAAGGTCGGCAAAGAGGAGTTAGCGGGCCTCATCAAAGCCCTCGAACTGTTCCTCGAAGAGGACCACGACGCGCTGGTCGCGGAGTGGCGCGAGCGCGCCGAGCGCGTCGCCGACCGACTCGCGGAGTCGGAGGGCGTCGCCTGCTCGATTACCGGCGCTGAGAAGACCGCCGTCGCGCCCGAGGTGGTGGCGGACCTGAGCGACGCGGACGCCGCCGCGGCCGACCTCGTGGCCGCGCTCCGGCGCGAGGAGCCTCGCGTCTACGTCGGTGCCGACGGCCTCCACGAATCGACGTTCACCGTGAACCCGATGTGTCTCACCGACGAGGAAGCCGACTACGCGGTTGAGCGCATCCGGGCGAACCTGTAG
- a CDS encoding PIG-L deacetylase family protein, whose amino-acid sequence MRVLAIVAHPDDADIFCGGTLAKHADRGDDVAIVHLTRGEYGGLDATEAEVAAVREEEARASARTLGAEAAFLDFRDGRVTYSLDHRLALVDVIREYEPDVILTHYREDMHPDHRASSRLVTDAYYMASLPLVETEHPPHDPDNVYFFGKPTAEFEPSVFVDVTGYQDQKEEAIDCHESQVEFLQEHGGIDAEFEHLMEGVRAEARVLGKRTGARFAEGFDPLHESAREYL is encoded by the coding sequence ATGAGAGTGTTAGCCATAGTCGCACATCCCGACGACGCGGACATCTTCTGCGGCGGGACGCTGGCCAAGCACGCCGACCGAGGAGACGACGTAGCAATCGTCCACCTGACGCGCGGGGAGTACGGCGGTCTCGACGCGACCGAAGCGGAAGTCGCGGCCGTCCGGGAAGAGGAGGCCCGCGCCTCCGCCCGGACGCTCGGGGCCGAGGCGGCCTTCCTCGACTTCCGGGACGGCCGGGTCACCTACTCGCTCGACCACCGCCTCGCGCTCGTGGACGTGATTCGGGAGTACGAACCCGACGTAATCCTGACCCACTACCGCGAGGACATGCACCCGGACCACCGGGCCTCCTCGCGGCTCGTCACCGACGCCTACTACATGGCCTCGCTCCCGCTCGTGGAGACGGAGCATCCGCCCCACGACCCCGACAACGTCTACTTCTTCGGCAAGCCGACCGCCGAGTTCGAGCCGTCGGTCTTCGTGGACGTGACCGGGTATCAGGACCAGAAAGAGGAGGCCATCGACTGCCACGAGTCGCAGGTCGAGTTCCTGCAGGAACACGGCGGCATCGACGCGGAGTTCGAGCATCTGATGGAGGGCGTCCGCGCGGAGGCCCGCGTCCTCGGCAAGCGCACCGGCGCGCGATTCGCGGAGGGCTTCGACCCACTCCACGAGTCCGCGCGGGAGTATCTGTAA
- a CDS encoding cytochrome P450, with product MSSSPPGPRGEPLFGSSRRYARDPFRFLSALEQAYGDVVQFDLGPLDTYLLTDPMDVERVLVSEAEKYRKPDFQNDALGDLLGKGLLLSEGQQWRKQRQLANPAFDMRRLMGFADQIVEHNDDLLADWADGEEVDVEQDMTQVTLAVIVDLMLGTDLNDERVQTIREALLPLGARFEPDPVRFAAPQWLPMPGDSEYRNAVGTMESVIDDIVTERRGTHGDPETDEGPDDLLSILLRAQDRGEQTDREIRDEVMTMLLAGHDTTALTLTYTWYLLSQHPEAERRVHDEIDDVLGGDAPTMEDVGNLDYVEQVVDEAMRLYPPVYTMFREAKEPVELGGYRVPEESAIMLSQWAMHRSERYWDDPDAFDPDRWSRDADRPRFAYFPFGGGPRHCIGKHLAKLEAKLILARTAQQYRLEYARDAEPELWPTLTMHPRDGMPMRVHER from the coding sequence ATGAGTTCGTCACCGCCCGGCCCGCGAGGAGAACCGTTGTTCGGCAGTAGTCGGCGGTACGCCCGCGACCCGTTCCGGTTTCTCTCGGCGCTCGAACAGGCGTACGGCGACGTGGTTCAGTTCGACCTCGGGCCGCTGGACACCTACCTGTTGACCGACCCGATGGACGTAGAGCGCGTGTTGGTCTCGGAGGCCGAGAAGTACCGCAAGCCGGACTTCCAGAACGACGCGCTCGGCGATTTGCTCGGGAAGGGCCTGCTCCTCAGCGAGGGCCAGCAGTGGCGCAAACAGCGCCAACTCGCTAATCCCGCGTTCGACATGCGGCGACTGATGGGGTTCGCCGACCAGATAGTCGAACACAACGACGACCTGCTGGCCGACTGGGCCGACGGCGAGGAGGTAGACGTAGAACAGGACATGACGCAGGTGACCCTCGCGGTCATCGTGGACCTGATGTTGGGCACCGACCTGAACGACGAGCGCGTCCAAACCATCCGTGAGGCGCTGCTTCCGCTCGGCGCGCGTTTCGAACCCGACCCGGTTCGGTTCGCCGCGCCCCAGTGGCTCCCGATGCCGGGCGACAGCGAGTACCGGAACGCCGTGGGGACGATGGAGAGCGTCATCGACGACATCGTGACCGAGCGCCGCGGCACCCACGGCGACCCCGAGACCGACGAGGGACCCGACGACCTGCTGTCGATTCTGCTCCGCGCGCAGGACCGCGGCGAGCAGACCGACCGCGAGATACGCGACGAGGTGATGACGATGCTGTTGGCGGGCCACGACACGACCGCGCTGACGTTGACCTACACGTGGTATCTCCTCTCCCAGCATCCCGAGGCCGAGCGGCGCGTCCACGACGAGATAGACGACGTTCTCGGCGGCGACGCGCCGACGATGGAGGACGTGGGAAACTTGGACTACGTCGAGCAGGTGGTCGACGAGGCGATGCGGCTCTACCCGCCGGTCTACACGATGTTCCGCGAGGCGAAGGAACCGGTCGAACTGGGCGGCTATCGCGTCCCCGAGGAGAGCGCCATCATGCTCTCCCAGTGGGCGATGCATCGTTCGGAACGCTACTGGGACGACCCCGACGCGTTCGACCCCGACCGCTGGAGCCGCGACGCGGACCGACCGCGGTTCGCCTACTTCCCGTTCGGCGGCGGCCCGCGCCACTGCATCGGCAAGCACCTCGCCAAACTGGAGGCGAAGCTGATTCTCGCGCGCACCGCCCAGCAGTACCGCCTCGAATACGCCCGCGATGCCGAACCCGAACTGTGGCCGACGCTGACGATGCACCCCCGCGACGGGATGCCGATGCGAGTCCACGAACGCTGA
- a CDS encoding ArsR/SmtB family transcription factor produces the protein MAQETTDVPGDSTESDADPCCAGPPEVDSDALVADLQLLSAMGNDTRYELLRRIANAEGGVCVCDLQGAVGVSQSAVSQALSRLYSAGLVSRRKEGSWRYYDTTDASDALLSTLDDLRGDDE, from the coding sequence ATGGCACAGGAAACCACAGACGTTCCAGGCGACAGCACGGAGTCCGACGCGGACCCGTGTTGTGCGGGACCACCCGAGGTGGACTCGGACGCGCTGGTGGCGGACCTCCAGTTGCTCTCGGCGATGGGGAACGACACGCGGTACGAACTCCTCCGGCGGATAGCGAACGCCGAGGGCGGCGTCTGCGTCTGCGACCTCCAAGGGGCGGTCGGCGTGAGCCAGAGCGCGGTGAGCCAAGCCCTCTCTCGGCTCTACTCGGCCGGACTCGTCTCGCGGCGCAAGGAGGGGTCGTGGCGGTACTACGACACCACCGACGCGTCCGACGCACTACTCTCGACGCTCGACGACTTGCGGGGTGACGATGAGTGA
- a CDS encoding ribonuclease HI family protein, translated as MTDGRLPAERLTPLATLVDEVLAGVGYEMAAATDAIDDAVSGYGGLFDPATSSDELRRALEDLLASGLARPPVTEPTSDTFVLYVDGSSRGNPGPAGAGAVIMDGSEEELARLGRPVGSRTGNNTAEYVALQLGLSELLARYEPRRLEVRIDSMTVIRDVWGGDDPTEPGVETYSDAVTTALSRIPEHRYTHLADSDPNPADALATVGADIAAFGPG; from the coding sequence GTGACCGACGGCCGCCTCCCGGCCGAACGTCTCACGCCGCTCGCCACGCTCGTCGACGAGGTCCTCGCGGGCGTCGGATACGAGATGGCGGCCGCCACCGACGCTATCGACGACGCCGTCTCCGGCTACGGCGGCCTGTTCGACCCCGCGACCTCCTCGGACGAGTTGCGTCGCGCGCTCGAAGACCTGCTGGCGTCGGGACTCGCTCGGCCACCCGTCACCGAGCCGACGAGCGACACGTTCGTCCTCTACGTCGACGGCAGTTCACGCGGCAACCCCGGTCCCGCAGGAGCGGGCGCTGTCATTATGGACGGTTCGGAGGAGGAACTCGCCCGTCTCGGCCGACCCGTCGGCTCCCGGACGGGGAACAACACCGCCGAGTACGTCGCCCTCCAACTCGGACTCTCCGAACTGTTGGCTCGCTACGAGCCGCGCAGGCTGGAAGTGCGCATCGATTCGATGACGGTAATCCGGGATGTCTGGGGCGGCGATGACCCGACGGAACCGGGCGTCGAGACGTACAGCGACGCCGTCACGACGGCACTTTCGCGCATCCCGGAACACCGTTACACGCATCTGGCCGACAGCGACCCGAACCCCGCCGACGCACTCGCGACCGTCGGAGCCGATATCGCGGCTTTCGGGCCGGGATAG
- a CDS encoding outer membrane protein assembly factor BamB family protein, whose amino-acid sequence MSELTRREWLRLSGVTATSAFGTSTVAGRMSNEATATTSTADWQSFHNGPTNTGHARNTTGPGSGASPTKEYHTAGGYEAPPIIADGIIYAANRYGDLLAVDTTDGTRNWKFATGEQILASPTLRDGTIYVGGTNEKLYAIDATDGSEEWTYRTDGQDVSAPTVAGGSVFFGSYDRNVYSVDAVDGTENWRFETSGVLTTRSRISNAPAVADGTVYVGNLDRRLYALDAADGSKRWEVAKSGYVWAPAVVDDTVYAGTSGGKIYAFDASSGKQRWSFGGPQRMTAPAVADGTVYVGRYEGAHQGEYDVRLYALDAADGSELWQFTTDGKIVHSPVVADGRVYVSIDDPPKLQVVDAASGTELDEYPAGESTEFGSLEQFTAPIVSEGTLYVGSEDGNLWAVGDRASSGSPPTPAFDRSPKSPEVDQSVTFDASASSDPDGTIATYEWDFDGDGSFEVRGETTSHTFESTGEYAVTLRVTDGTGRSATTETMVTVSKSPFQQVKESHLSKAEELDAAALTDMDAVEQARTANDEYTTAVENGDISEETAIDALQRIISGLDTTLTTIRNIGGRPEFTGDDQYDLTQQMAVPTINTGIDLALGAFTILKKLSDGASFFTTSVLKTAKSQVDDAIKSLTSGMFGNAVDAIGMIRGSAPTIVQEILKGVAQAEVVSMVEEKVSAIADTVADGLQTYAEQDMLSLLPGVTQPFVDEPAALDAGVGFLYDFLSAERLREDGLAGSTNVALQEARNAQSSIETEVKDTDSVIQDAKEWSQDHSLVGSIIEFVRAPSLEDVLDSVIGAILTLTGGVANAFATGAGFGALIKINVTHHIGLVENIRGEPL is encoded by the coding sequence ATGAGCGAACTCACCCGGCGGGAGTGGTTGCGGTTGTCGGGAGTCACGGCGACTTCCGCGTTCGGCACCTCAACAGTCGCGGGCAGAATGTCGAACGAGGCTACCGCGACCACGTCAACGGCCGACTGGCAGTCGTTCCACAACGGTCCGACTAATACCGGACACGCGAGAAACACCACCGGCCCCGGAAGCGGTGCCAGCCCGACGAAGGAGTACCACACCGCGGGAGGATACGAAGCGCCACCGATTATCGCCGACGGAATCATCTACGCTGCGAACAGGTACGGCGATCTCCTCGCGGTCGATACCACCGACGGAACACGAAACTGGAAGTTCGCGACCGGCGAGCAAATTCTGGCGTCACCGACGCTTCGCGATGGCACAATCTACGTGGGGGGTACGAACGAGAAACTGTACGCGATCGACGCGACGGACGGTAGCGAGGAGTGGACGTACAGAACTGATGGGCAGGATGTCTCGGCTCCCACGGTCGCGGGCGGGTCCGTGTTCTTCGGAAGCTACGACCGGAACGTCTACTCCGTGGATGCCGTAGATGGAACCGAGAACTGGCGGTTCGAGACGAGCGGGGTCCTCACGACCAGATCGCGGATATCCAACGCGCCAGCAGTTGCCGACGGTACAGTCTATGTCGGCAACTTAGACAGGAGATTGTACGCGCTGGACGCAGCCGACGGCTCCAAGCGCTGGGAAGTAGCAAAAAGTGGGTACGTGTGGGCACCGGCTGTCGTCGACGACACGGTGTATGCAGGTACGTCCGGTGGGAAAATCTATGCGTTCGACGCTAGCAGTGGTAAGCAACGCTGGTCGTTCGGCGGTCCACAACGGATGACGGCACCAGCGGTTGCCGACGGTACCGTGTACGTCGGTCGGTACGAGGGGGCTCATCAAGGCGAATACGACGTTCGTCTGTACGCGCTCGATGCTGCCGACGGGAGCGAGCTGTGGCAGTTCACGACGGACGGGAAGATCGTACACTCACCGGTCGTCGCGGATGGTCGCGTGTACGTTTCCATCGACGACCCACCGAAGCTTCAAGTTGTAGATGCGGCCAGCGGGACCGAACTGGACGAGTATCCGGCCGGAGAGAGTACCGAATTCGGGTCGCTCGAACAGTTCACGGCCCCAATCGTTTCCGAGGGTACGCTCTACGTGGGTAGCGAAGACGGGAATCTTTGGGCAGTCGGTGACAGAGCGTCGTCGGGGAGTCCGCCGACTCCGGCGTTCGACCGTTCACCAAAATCGCCGGAAGTCGATCAGTCGGTTACGTTCGACGCGTCTGCGTCGAGCGACCCCGACGGTACGATTGCGACCTACGAATGGGACTTCGACGGCGACGGCTCCTTCGAGGTCCGAGGAGAGACGACCAGCCATACGTTCGAGAGTACGGGCGAATACGCCGTCACCCTACGCGTCACCGACGGTACCGGGAGGTCAGCAACGACAGAAACGATGGTCACCGTCTCGAAGTCCCCGTTCCAGCAGGTCAAGGAGTCCCACCTCTCGAAGGCCGAGGAGTTAGACGCGGCGGCGCTCACCGACATGGACGCCGTCGAGCAAGCCCGGACCGCCAACGACGAGTACACGACCGCGGTCGAGAACGGCGACATCTCCGAAGAGACCGCGATAGACGCGCTACAGCGGATTATCAGCGGTCTCGACACGACGCTCACGACGATCAGGAACATCGGCGGGAGACCGGAGTTCACCGGCGACGACCAGTACGACCTAACCCAGCAGATGGCCGTCCCCACCATCAACACGGGTATCGACCTCGCGCTGGGCGCGTTCACTATACTGAAGAAGTTGTCAGACGGTGCGAGCTTCTTCACGACGAGCGTCCTGAAGACGGCGAAGTCGCAGGTAGACGACGCCATCAAGTCGCTAACCAGCGGGATGTTCGGAAACGCAGTTGACGCCATCGGCATGATACGAGGGAGTGCCCCGACCATCGTCCAAGAGATACTGAAGGGCGTCGCACAGGCCGAGGTCGTGAGCATGGTCGAGGAGAAGGTGTCGGCGATTGCGGACACGGTCGCGGACGGCCTCCAAACGTACGCCGAGCAGGACATGTTGTCGCTCCTGCCGGGGGTCACGCAACCGTTCGTCGACGAACCCGCCGCGCTCGACGCTGGCGTCGGGTTCCTCTACGACTTCCTGTCGGCCGAGCGCCTCCGAGAGGACGGGCTGGCCGGGTCAACCAACGTCGCGTTACAGGAGGCCCGGAACGCCCAGTCGTCCATCGAGACCGAGGTGAAAGACACCGACAGCGTGATACAGGACGCCAAAGAGTGGAGTCAGGACCACAGTCTCGTCGGCTCGATAATCGAGTTCGTCCGAGCGCCGAGTCTGGAAGACGTACTCGACTCCGTAATCGGAGCTATCCTGACACTGACCGGAGGTGTGGCGAACGCCTTCGCGACGGGTGCCGGATTCGGTGCCCTCATCAAAATCAACGTGACACATCACATCGGCCTCGTCGAAAATATACGAGGTGAACCCTTATGA
- a CDS encoding arsenite methyltransferase, which yields MSENAESGTPVSERDPDETRRLVRERYADIASSSGDESCCSDVGGDGSGEGGDRGGDESCCSDSSAGTGSEQLGYAEEDLEAVAEGADLGLGCGNPKAFADMSPGETVLDLGSGAGFDCFLAAREVGDDGRVVGVDMTPEMVSKARENVSKNDASNVEFRLGEISHLPVADETVDVVISNCVVNLAPEKRQVFAEAYRALRPGGRLAISDVVQTAPFPEEVRMDPDSLTACVAGASTVDALEATLDDVGFEAVEIEPKSESTEFIREWDAERDLSEYLVSATIEARKPAVRE from the coding sequence ATGAGTGAGAACGCGGAGTCGGGAACTCCCGTCTCCGAACGGGACCCCGACGAGACCCGCCGACTCGTCCGCGAGCGGTACGCGGACATCGCGTCCAGTAGCGGCGACGAGTCGTGCTGTAGCGACGTGGGCGGCGATGGAAGTGGCGAGGGCGGCGATAGAGGCGGCGACGAGTCGTGCTGTAGCGATTCGTCCGCCGGGACCGGAAGCGAGCAGTTGGGTTACGCCGAGGAGGACCTCGAAGCGGTCGCCGAGGGCGCGGACCTCGGACTCGGCTGTGGCAACCCGAAGGCGTTCGCGGACATGAGTCCGGGCGAGACCGTGCTGGACTTGGGGTCGGGGGCCGGGTTCGACTGCTTCCTCGCCGCGCGGGAGGTCGGCGACGACGGCCGCGTCGTCGGCGTGGACATGACTCCCGAGATGGTCTCGAAGGCCCGCGAGAACGTCTCGAAGAACGACGCCTCGAACGTCGAGTTCCGACTCGGCGAGATTTCCCACCTCCCGGTCGCGGACGAGACGGTCGATGTCGTCATTTCGAACTGCGTCGTCAACCTCGCACCCGAGAAGCGGCAGGTGTTCGCCGAGGCGTACCGTGCGCTCCGGCCCGGCGGCCGACTCGCCATCTCCGATGTCGTCCAGACCGCGCCGTTTCCCGAGGAGGTGCGGATGGACCCCGACTCGCTGACGGCGTGCGTCGCCGGTGCCTCGACGGTGGACGCGCTCGAAGCGACGCTCGACGACGTGGGCTTCGAGGCGGTCGAAATCGAGCCGAAGTCCGAAAGCACCGAGTTCATCCGCGAGTGGGACGCCGAGCGCGACCTGAGCGAGTATCTGGTCTCGGCCACTATCGAGGCGCGCAAGCCCGCGGTCCGCGAGTAA
- a CDS encoding DUF11 domain-containing protein: protein MAATSGTVEGSAVANENVANTEAELALNMSGHAEEVEEGYEVRLEVTVRNEGNGTSPAPVFDLGRLPDGWAVASWSGSGATYRESTNEWLWTEVESEASRDLSITMTADSRTDSATISGEVTDGYDHRATDDIRIETGRASSGAGGGAGGQSISETTSTSEPTETVEATTTVETTATTDVTGSRTPTSTVVPTTSRTPTTATRTNWTATSRTPSDTAIPGFGLIGAVVAIVGLSVASASKAEE from the coding sequence GTGGCCGCGACCAGTGGGACAGTCGAGGGGAGCGCCGTGGCCAACGAGAACGTCGCGAACACCGAAGCCGAACTCGCGTTGAATATGAGTGGCCACGCCGAGGAAGTCGAGGAGGGATACGAGGTCCGACTCGAAGTCACGGTGCGGAACGAAGGCAACGGGACCAGTCCGGCACCCGTCTTCGACCTCGGACGCCTTCCCGACGGGTGGGCGGTCGCGTCTTGGTCGGGCTCTGGAGCTACGTATCGGGAATCGACGAACGAGTGGCTCTGGACGGAAGTCGAATCCGAAGCCTCACGAGACCTGAGTATCACGATGACGGCGGATTCACGCACCGACTCGGCCACGATATCCGGGGAAGTGACCGACGGATACGACCACCGGGCGACCGACGACATCCGAATCGAGACGGGGCGGGCCTCCTCGGGGGCCGGTGGTGGCGCTGGCGGCCAGAGTATCAGCGAAACTACGTCCACGAGCGAGCCGACCGAGACGGTCGAAGCAACCACGACCGTGGAAACGACCGCGACGACCGATGTGACGGGTTCTCGAACACCGACTTCGACGGTAGTCCCGACCACGTCTCGAACGCCGACGACGGCGACTCGGACGAATTGGACAGCCACGTCTCGAACGCCCTCGGACACGGCGATACCCGGATTCGGCCTCATAGGTGCCGTCGTTGCCATCGTTGGGCTATCGGTCGCTTCAGCGAGCAAGGCTGAAGAGTAG
- a CDS encoding COG1361 family protein produces MSGRRTDVPSLFRSYREALESEDLPRAVEAAVSMEETEAEPTALVEDFVAAVRNDELGLARTLLQQIGSAYERLETAEQAQIQRAITAVEEGSLSASKEQQLLKLTRTATQASLTRSAFLNQSIARIESEKLDETTVVDTAKQAKNVEQELSTAKDTTGGIADGISVSPTPTVLTNGGPETVARGESAALTVTVGNVGNDETDALSLEADAESGLSVRDESVSIRPLSSDAREEVAVSVVGDTAGERTVTLDLKRGDSTVESVTQTITVLNEAKSVREAVVGGDRTVPNETEIQQSIAYWTEDEVIPGTGGKSITTEKLQEFITEWVESKGGSS; encoded by the coding sequence ATGAGCGGTCGGCGGACGGACGTACCCTCGTTGTTTCGGTCCTACCGGGAAGCACTGGAGTCCGAGGACCTGCCGCGGGCGGTCGAAGCGGCGGTCAGCATGGAAGAGACGGAGGCGGAGCCGACGGCGCTGGTCGAGGATTTCGTCGCGGCAGTCCGGAACGACGAGTTGGGACTCGCGCGTACCCTGCTCCAACAGATCGGTAGCGCCTACGAGCGGTTGGAGACGGCCGAACAGGCACAGATACAGCGTGCGATTACCGCGGTCGAGGAGGGGTCGCTGTCGGCGTCGAAAGAGCAGCAACTGTTGAAGTTGACGCGGACTGCGACGCAGGCGAGCCTCACTCGGTCGGCGTTCCTCAACCAGTCCATCGCGCGAATCGAGTCCGAGAAGCTGGACGAAACGACCGTCGTGGACACGGCGAAACAGGCCAAAAACGTCGAGCAGGAACTCTCGACGGCGAAAGATACGACGGGCGGTATCGCGGACGGAATCAGCGTCTCCCCGACGCCGACGGTCCTGACCAACGGCGGTCCCGAGACCGTCGCGCGGGGCGAGTCGGCGGCACTGACCGTGACCGTCGGGAACGTGGGAAACGACGAGACCGACGCGCTCTCGTTGGAAGCCGACGCGGAGAGCGGGCTCTCGGTCCGTGACGAGAGCGTCTCGATACGCCCACTCTCCTCGGACGCCCGCGAGGAGGTCGCGGTCTCGGTGGTCGGAGACACGGCCGGAGAGCGAACCGTCACGCTCGACCTCAAGCGCGGCGACTCGACCGTCGAATCGGTCACGCAGACGATAACGGTGCTGAACGAGGCGAAGTCCGTTCGGGAGGCGGTCGTCGGCGGCGACAGGACGGTCCCGAACGAGACGGAGATACAGCAGTCCATCGCCTACTGGACCGAGGACGAAGTGATTCCCGGCACCGGCGGGAAGTCGATAACCACCGAGAAGCTACAGGAGTTCATCACGGAATGGGTCGAATCGAAGGGAGGGAGCAGTTGA
- a CDS encoding beta/alpha barrel domain-containing protein, with the protein MEKGTSYFGVRDPRHAERDLDRFADRGLDAVLHTFSERDQRYYAETMADLVAASHERDQRVYVNPWGVGRVFGGEALSEFIGHNPDSRQRLSTGERVPAACFNDPTFREFVREWTRDAVDLGADVVFWDEPHWFAPEWHDEEVPDSAWTCRCGACRERFEDEYGESMPETETERVAEFREASLRSFLEEMMALVREKGAENAVCLLPGDSAEHGLTDWTTLAESDHLDVLATDPYWAAFDEELEPFVREYTERVVSLADEYDLESQIWIQGFALPDEGAPEQVRRATRIAVEGGADSVFMWGWDACRVISSIGTDDHDAVWNAYLDALPDE; encoded by the coding sequence ATGGAAAAAGGAACCAGCTACTTCGGCGTCCGCGACCCGCGACACGCCGAACGGGACTTGGACCGGTTCGCCGACCGCGGTCTCGACGCGGTGTTGCACACCTTCAGCGAGCGCGACCAGCGGTACTACGCCGAGACGATGGCCGATCTCGTGGCGGCGAGCCACGAGCGCGACCAGCGCGTCTACGTCAACCCGTGGGGCGTCGGCCGGGTCTTCGGCGGCGAAGCCCTCTCTGAGTTTATCGGTCACAATCCCGATTCCCGCCAGCGGCTCTCGACCGGCGAGCGCGTCCCGGCGGCCTGTTTCAACGACCCGACGTTTCGGGAGTTCGTGCGCGAGTGGACCCGCGACGCGGTGGACCTCGGCGCGGACGTGGTGTTCTGGGACGAACCCCACTGGTTCGCGCCCGAGTGGCACGACGAGGAGGTCCCCGACTCGGCGTGGACCTGTCGGTGTGGGGCCTGCCGGGAGCGCTTCGAGGACGAGTACGGTGAGTCGATGCCCGAGACCGAGACCGAGCGCGTCGCCGAGTTCCGAGAGGCGTCGCTCCGCTCGTTCCTCGAAGAGATGATGGCGCTCGTCCGCGAGAAGGGGGCCGAGAACGCGGTCTGTCTCCTGCCCGGCGACAGCGCCGAACACGGACTGACCGACTGGACGACGCTGGCCGAGAGCGACCACCTCGACGTGCTAGCTACCGACCCCTACTGGGCGGCCTTCGACGAGGAGTTAGAACCGTTCGTCCGCGAGTACACCGAGCGCGTGGTCTCGCTGGCCGACGAGTACGACCTCGAAAGCCAGATTTGGATTCAGGGGTTCGCGCTCCCCGACGAGGGCGCACCCGAGCAGGTCCGGCGCGCGACCCGAATCGCGGTCGAGGGCGGCGCAGACAGCGTCTTCATGTGGGGTTGGGACGCCTGTCGGGTCATCTCGTCCATCGGGACCGACGACCACGACGCAGTGTGGAACGCCTACCTCGACGCGCTCCCCGACGAGTAG